GGAAAGAACTTAGTGGTCACTGAATCTAATCCGACCATATGAGGCTATGAGAGTGACTTCCTGGAATTCTACACCTAGTAGGGGTCTGAATTagtattcatatatgtatatgtatatgtatatgtattatgtatatgtatatgtatatgtacatatatatatatagtacacattatatatatatatatatatatatatatatatatatatatatatatatatatatatatatatatatatatatatatatactataatctATTATACCAGCTTAACAACtacttgttgaataaatgaatgatctCATGCCTCAATTAAGTGACCATTCCATTTCTCATTATGACTTTATTAGGGAAATTTAGAGAGTTCTCaggatttttctttccctccaattAATTTCCTGAGGGCACCTTTCACATCCTTATTCCTTAAAGTATAGATGAGAGGATTCAACATAGGGGTAACTGCTCCATAAAATATTGAGATAACTTTGTCCTGGTCCTGAGACTCTTTAGATTGGGGTTTCACATACATATAGATGGCTGTCCCATAAAATATGGTCACCACTGTCAAGTGGGAGCCACAGGTGGAGAAAGCTTTGAGCCTGGCCTCTGTGGAGCGGATCCTAAGCACAGCTGCCACAATGCGGATGTAGGAGATGAGGATAAAGGTGAAAGGCAAGGGCAGAGTAAAAGTACTAATGACCAGCCCCAGGATCAGGCTCATGGAAGTGTCAGAGCAGACAAGTTTTAGCATGGCCTGGATCTCACAGGTGAAATGATTGATGATGTTGTGCCCACAGAAATTAGCTGGAATAGCAACGATTGGCACTATGGAAATGAAGAAGGCACTGACCCAGGTGCCCACAGCCATCTGCAAGCAGACCTGGTTGTTCATGATGACGGTGTAGCGCAGAGGGTTGGAAATGGCGACAAACCGGTCATAGGCCATGACAGCCAGGAGGAGACACTCAGTCATCCCCAGGAATAGGGAAGTGGTCATTAGGGCATAGCAGCGGGTATAGGAGATAGTGGGGAAGTTCTTGAAACACTGGGTCAACACATAGGGCTCCCAGCTGGTGGAATAGCAGATGTCAAGGAAGGACAGATTGCTGAGGAAAAAGTACATGGGGGTATGAAGCTGAGGGTCCCTTTGGATCACAATGACGATGAGACTGTTCCCCAAAAATGTGACCAGGTAGAGGCACAAGAGCCCGGAGAAGAAGGCGGCCTGCACATGGGGCCTCCGGGAAAAGCCCACTAGGATGAATTCTGTGATGTCAGAATAGTTAGTTCTCAGCAGCAGCCCATCCATCGGGCCCCTCAACTGCAAGGGAAAGAGACAAAACAGAGCATCTTCTACATGGGAGCCGGGGGACAGGAAGAACTTTTCAGCGGCTTCTGGAATGAACATTCTCAGCTTTAAGTCAAAACTGGTCTGGGTTACTGCCAGAGGGTCAGGCTCATACTGCACATGTTGATGGAAGATGGAAAAAAGGTCTGGGGATTTGGAAAATCGTTTTCCTAtgagtaaagttttttttttcctttttgatctataCCTATACTTTCATCAGTGTGAGGAACTCTGACTGTGAAAATTCTCTCCAGCAATACAGATTGGCAACTCACTCATAACTTATTTAGAGAGTTACCTGGAGCACTGAATCTTACCCGTGATCAAGTAGTTACATGGTCACTCTGCAACCCACTATTCACTATGACATGCTGCCTCTCAGCAAAGGTTAACAAAAGATGATTTTATTCTGGAGAGAAGGCAATTGGCCACATTTACATGATGTCAATAATTTCTGGTCGATTTCATAAAAGATTCAGTGAAAGAGGTTGATTGTTGCTATAAAGTGCAAATAGCCAGATGATTGACCAAGACTTTAATTGAATTGGGTGATGCTCTTGGCATCTGGCCTGTGTATGAGATGCATCTCCCTGTGAAAATTAAATTCAGAG
This is a stretch of genomic DNA from Sminthopsis crassicaudata isolate SCR6 chromosome X, ASM4859323v1, whole genome shotgun sequence. It encodes these proteins:
- the LOC141549016 gene encoding olfactory receptor 13H1-like, coding for MDGLLLRTNYSDITEFILVGFSRRPHVQAAFFSGLLCLYLVTFLGNSLIVIVIQRDPQLHTPMYFFLSNLSFLDICYSTSWEPYVLTQCFKNFPTISYTRCYALMTTSLFLGMTECLLLAVMAYDRFVAISNPLRYTVIMNNQVCLQMAVGTWVSAFFISIVPIVAIPANFCGHNIINHFTCEIQAMLKLVCSDTSMSLILGLVISTFTLPLPFTFILISYIRIVAAVLRIRSTEARLKAFSTCGSHLTVVTIFYGTAIYMYVKPQSKESQDQDKVISIFYGAVTPMLNPLIYTLRNKDVKGALRKLIGGKEKS